In Saccharothrix syringae, the following are encoded in one genomic region:
- a CDS encoding sensor histidine kinase: protein MTPGRLRATVTDVTLAATACAMDVILFSDAPLRVGDRRFWSTMGYLGLVLTVLLVRRRRPAAVFAAVLVLAVLAEPLSGFDFRPEIVVYLGLFTAAVRCRIEVAVGALVCMLLYVIRIATLHFDIHSPEDLVVELAAAAYLTMLPVSVWATGRWVRTSREHARDLEARRELEARQAVVEERARIARELHDVVSHAVTVVVLQAAGGRRVLDRDPARAHRVFDTIERVGEEAMGELRRMLDVLRTDGVTGPAEPRSGVADLPRLLDSVRAVGVGVALRVTGEPRTVAPSVDLAVYRVVQEGLTNVTKHAGADASAEVRLTWAGDRVEVEVTDDGGGAAPRRGLSTGHGLPGLRERLAVLGGDLTAGQLHGGGFRLTAVLPVADRLALSS, encoded by the coding sequence ATGACACCGGGCCGCCTCAGGGCGACCGTCACGGACGTCACGCTCGCCGCGACCGCGTGCGCGATGGACGTGATCCTGTTCTCCGACGCACCGCTGCGGGTGGGGGACCGGCGGTTCTGGTCCACCATGGGCTACCTGGGGCTGGTCCTGACCGTCCTGCTGGTCCGGCGCAGGCGCCCGGCGGCGGTGTTCGCCGCGGTGCTGGTGCTGGCCGTGCTGGCCGAGCCGCTGAGCGGGTTCGACTTCCGGCCCGAGATCGTGGTCTACCTGGGGCTGTTCACCGCGGCGGTGCGCTGCCGGATCGAGGTCGCGGTCGGCGCCCTGGTCTGCATGCTGCTGTACGTGATCCGGATCGCGACCCTGCACTTCGACATCCACTCGCCCGAGGACCTGGTGGTGGAGCTGGCCGCGGCCGCCTACCTGACCATGCTGCCGGTGTCGGTGTGGGCGACCGGGCGGTGGGTGCGCACCAGCCGGGAGCACGCGCGCGACCTGGAGGCGCGCCGCGAGCTGGAGGCCCGGCAGGCGGTGGTGGAGGAGCGGGCGCGGATCGCGCGGGAGCTGCACGACGTGGTGTCGCACGCGGTGACCGTGGTGGTGCTCCAGGCGGCGGGCGGGCGGCGCGTGCTCGACCGCGACCCGGCGCGCGCCCACCGGGTGTTCGACACGATCGAGCGGGTCGGCGAGGAGGCCATGGGCGAGCTGCGCCGGATGCTGGACGTGCTGCGCACCGACGGGGTGACCGGGCCGGCCGAGCCGCGGTCCGGGGTGGCCGACCTGCCCCGCCTGCTCGACTCGGTCCGCGCCGTCGGGGTCGGCGTGGCGCTGCGGGTGACCGGCGAGCCCCGCACCGTCGCGCCGAGCGTGGACCTCGCGGTGTACCGGGTGGTGCAGGAGGGGCTGACCAACGTCACCAAGCACGCCGGCGCGGACGCCAGCGCCGAGGTCCGGCTCACCTGGGCGGGTGACCGGGTGGAGGTGGAGGTGACCGACGACGGCGGTGGTGCGGCGCCCCGGCGGGGGCTGTCCACCGGGCACGGGCTGCCCGGCCTGCGGGAGCGGTTGGCGGTGCTCGGCGGCGACCTCACCGCCGGTCAGCTGCACGGCGGCGGGTTCCGCCTGACCGCCGTGCTGCCGGTGGCGGACCGGCTCGCGCTGTCGAGCTGA
- a CDS encoding SDR family oxidoreductase, with translation MKIAVAGGTGVVGRKVVEAVGAAGHEAVVIGRSTGVDLITGAGLDEALAGCGAVVDVSNAAVWTREEAERFFGTVTTNLLAAAGRAGVRHLVVLSIVGADVVDLDYYFGKRRQEELVAAGDVPWTVLRATQFFEFAGQVLAQASGPVAQVPPMLSQPVSTEDVAARLVELAAGEPRGFVPPIAGPERLRLVDMARQVVARRGDDLRVEELAEGPAGLATGALTPQGEYTEGRRTFADYLDSVRS, from the coding sequence ATGAAGATCGCGGTTGCGGGTGGCACGGGTGTCGTCGGGCGCAAGGTCGTCGAGGCGGTGGGCGCGGCCGGGCACGAGGCCGTGGTGATCGGCCGGTCCACCGGCGTCGACCTGATCACCGGCGCCGGGCTCGACGAGGCGCTGGCCGGGTGCGGTGCGGTGGTCGACGTGTCCAACGCCGCCGTCTGGACGCGCGAGGAGGCGGAGCGCTTCTTCGGCACCGTCACCACCAACCTGCTCGCCGCGGCCGGGCGCGCGGGCGTGCGGCACCTGGTGGTGCTGTCCATCGTCGGCGCCGACGTGGTCGACCTGGACTACTACTTCGGCAAGCGGCGCCAGGAGGAGCTGGTCGCCGCCGGTGACGTGCCGTGGACGGTGCTGCGCGCCACCCAGTTCTTCGAGTTCGCCGGGCAGGTGCTGGCCCAGGCGAGCGGCCCGGTCGCCCAGGTGCCCCCGATGCTGTCGCAGCCGGTGTCGACCGAGGACGTCGCGGCCAGGCTGGTCGAGCTGGCCGCGGGGGAACCGCGGGGGTTCGTGCCGCCCATCGCCGGTCCCGAGCGCCTGCGGCTGGTCGACATGGCGCGGCAGGTCGTCGCCCGGCGCGGCGACGACCTGCGGGTCGAGGAGCTGGCCGAGGGGCCCGCGGGGCTGGCCACCGGGGCCCTGACGCCGCAGGGGGAGTACACCGAGGGCCGGCGGACCTTCGCCGACTACCTGGACTCGGTGCGGTCGTGA
- a CDS encoding sensor histidine kinase — translation MTGSGEKVWARRARAATRLLALVLFRAPGTPVTSLGLRRLRWAVAVSVVFLALVQFPVYLSAGPEGRLALGALLTAVPVLVSTTHPLHAWRMTALLLLVVPQTHNSGRLRIDWGWPWTVGLAVTVGFVFYVLAEGERGPVVVTAWALTAVAAAPHLPDWRDLVLASALVACAALLGHSTRLRRQADRRRVAERAREVALEERALIARELHDVVSHHMSVLVLRADAATYRLPGLAPEVRAEFQLLQDLARDGLTEMRRMLGALRSPDDEVATAPQPGLDDVRELVGQFRAAGTEIDLDVRCGPAPLPVGVGPSAYRVVREALSNCARHAPGAPVAVGLVVAGDALRITVSNPAAARPALDGGADRPRQGLAGMAERVRVLGGSFLARATPDGGFAVVVELPLTGGGNG, via the coding sequence ATGACCGGTTCGGGGGAAAAGGTCTGGGCGCGTCGCGCCCGTGCCGCGACGCGCCTCCTCGCGCTCGTCCTCTTCCGCGCCCCGGGCACGCCGGTCACCTCGCTGGGCCTGCGCCGCCTCCGCTGGGCGGTGGCCGTCTCGGTGGTGTTCCTGGCGCTGGTGCAGTTCCCGGTGTACCTGAGCGCGGGCCCCGAGGGCCGCCTCGCGCTGGGCGCCCTGCTGACCGCCGTGCCGGTGCTGGTGTCGACCACCCACCCGCTGCACGCGTGGCGGATGACCGCGCTGCTGCTGCTGGTCGTGCCGCAGACCCACAACTCGGGCCGGCTGAGGATCGACTGGGGCTGGCCCTGGACCGTCGGCCTGGCGGTCACCGTCGGCTTCGTCTTCTACGTCCTGGCGGAGGGCGAGCGCGGCCCGGTGGTGGTCACCGCCTGGGCGCTGACCGCGGTGGCGGCGGCGCCGCACCTGCCGGACTGGCGCGACCTCGTCCTGGCCTCCGCCCTGGTCGCCTGCGCGGCGCTGCTCGGCCACTCGACGCGCCTGCGCAGGCAGGCCGACCGGCGCCGGGTGGCGGAGCGGGCGCGGGAGGTGGCGCTGGAGGAGCGCGCCCTCATCGCGCGGGAGCTGCACGACGTGGTCAGCCACCACATGTCGGTGCTCGTGCTGCGCGCGGACGCGGCGACCTACCGCCTGCCCGGCCTGGCGCCCGAGGTCCGCGCCGAGTTCCAACTGCTCCAGGACCTGGCGCGGGACGGGCTCACCGAGATGCGGCGCATGCTGGGCGCCCTGCGGTCGCCCGACGACGAGGTCGCGACCGCGCCGCAGCCGGGCCTGGACGACGTGCGGGAGCTGGTCGGGCAGTTCCGCGCGGCGGGCACCGAGATCGACCTGGACGTGCGGTGCGGGCCCGCGCCGCTGCCGGTCGGGGTCGGGCCCTCGGCCTACCGGGTGGTGCGGGAGGCGTTGAGCAACTGCGCGCGGCACGCGCCGGGCGCCCCGGTCGCGGTCGGCCTGGTGGTGGCGGGGGACGCGCTGCGGATCACGGTGTCGAACCCGGCGGCGGCCCGGCCCGCGCTCGACGGCGGCGCCGACCGGCCGCGCCAGGGCCTGGCGGGCATGGCGGAGCGGGTGCGGGTGCTGGGCGGCTCGTTCCTGGCGCGGGCCACGCCGGACGGGGGTTTCGCGGTGGTGGTGGAGCTGCCGCTGACGGGTGGGGGGAACGGATGA
- a CDS encoding MarR family winged helix-turn-helix transcriptional regulator: MVDNSTLVRLLRQLTVETDRFAEIFGERQRMHRTDLNALALIMDARWGGEPMTPGRLAEAMNLSPSATTSVLDRLEASGHVQRARSAQDRRKVELRVNEKALRLGREFFSPLDEAFTEAWAGFSDADKEVVARFLAVSVDATVAVRAALPEQPR; this comes from the coding sequence ATGGTCGACAACTCGACCTTGGTCAGGCTGCTGCGGCAGCTCACCGTCGAAACCGACCGGTTCGCCGAGATCTTCGGCGAGCGGCAGCGGATGCACCGGACGGACCTCAACGCCCTGGCCCTGATCATGGACGCGCGGTGGGGCGGTGAGCCGATGACGCCGGGCAGGCTGGCCGAGGCCATGAACCTGAGCCCGTCCGCGACCACCTCCGTGCTGGACCGCCTGGAGGCGTCCGGGCACGTCCAGCGCGCCCGCAGCGCCCAGGACCGGCGCAAGGTCGAGCTGCGCGTGAACGAGAAGGCGCTGCGGCTGGGCCGGGAGTTCTTCAGCCCGCTCGACGAGGCGTTCACCGAGGCGTGGGCCGGGTTCAGCGACGCGGACAAGGAGGTCGTGGCCCGGTTCCTCGCGGTGAGCGTGGACGCTACGGTGGCCGTTAGGGCAGCGCTGCCGGAACAACCGCGCTAA
- a CDS encoding ATP-binding protein, producing the protein MNEVGRVEGTAVQAGTLHGGVHLHAPRPTRPVPRQLPADASCFTGRREQLARLDARKGALVLITGTAGVGKTSLAVHWAHHHLADFPDGQLHVDLRGHSSRGPVTPGEALTGFLHSLNVAAELIPVSDEDKAALYRSLTHDRRLLVLLDNACTAEQVRPLLPASGTVLVTSRNRLAGLVARDGAVRVGLDVLPSAECVALLRATAGAERVDADPEGAARLAEQCAYLPLALRVAAERVAADPFTTLAGLTAELVAEEDRLDLLSDEEDESSAVRAVFSWSYRALSEEVAGAFRAFGLHPTAEASLPAVAALLGTPVGRARRAVDALVAAHLVQRTARDRYRVHDLLRAYAVELANDDPGRDGAIRRVLSWYLHTVAAADHTLIPSHCQHPLPATEVTPQAFIDRVAALHWCEVERANLVASVGLAATSGAHDLAGRFPMSLWALFGLRKYWDGWLPMFESSLVSARAVGDRHAEVYALWSLGVVHQELGQHDRAIARHREALAASRENGDRCNEAGTLTSLSTVYRSLRRFSEALDCLHESLALRERTDDQHGLAATLNQLGSVYRDLGRLDEALDHLGRSSEIRQRIGDRHGQGLVLNSLAATYELLGRLDDAATHFRRAIEAHQEVGNVFCEAHALDCLADLLHRLGDAPAAEAARRRATEVHDLVGTPEPARSVLPAPQP; encoded by the coding sequence GTGAACGAGGTGGGCCGGGTCGAGGGGACCGCCGTCCAGGCGGGCACCCTGCACGGCGGCGTGCACCTGCACGCCCCGAGGCCCACCCGTCCCGTGCCCCGGCAGCTGCCCGCCGACGCGTCCTGCTTCACCGGCCGCCGCGAGCAGTTGGCCCGCCTGGACGCGCGGAAGGGCGCCCTGGTGCTGATCACCGGCACGGCCGGGGTGGGCAAGACCTCGCTCGCCGTGCACTGGGCCCACCACCACCTGGCGGACTTCCCCGACGGCCAGCTCCACGTCGACCTGCGCGGCCACTCGTCGCGCGGCCCGGTGACGCCGGGTGAGGCGCTGACGGGTTTCCTGCACTCGCTCAACGTCGCCGCCGAGCTGATCCCCGTGTCCGACGAGGACAAGGCGGCCCTGTACCGCTCGCTCACCCACGACCGCAGGCTGCTGGTCCTGCTGGACAACGCCTGCACCGCCGAGCAGGTCCGCCCGCTGCTGCCCGCTTCCGGGACCGTCCTGGTGACCAGCCGCAACCGCCTGGCCGGGCTCGTGGCCCGCGACGGCGCGGTGCGGGTGGGCCTGGACGTGCTGCCGTCCGCCGAGTGCGTGGCCCTGCTCCGGGCGACGGCCGGCGCGGAGCGCGTGGACGCCGACCCCGAGGGTGCCGCGCGGCTGGCCGAGCAGTGCGCCTACCTGCCGCTGGCGCTGCGGGTGGCGGCCGAGCGCGTGGCCGCCGACCCGTTCACCACGCTCGCCGGCCTGACCGCCGAGCTGGTCGCGGAGGAGGACCGGCTGGACCTGCTGTCCGACGAGGAGGACGAGTCGTCGGCGGTGCGGGCCGTGTTCTCCTGGTCCTACCGGGCGCTGTCCGAGGAGGTCGCCGGGGCGTTCCGCGCCTTCGGGCTGCACCCGACCGCCGAGGCGTCGCTGCCCGCCGTGGCCGCGCTGCTGGGCACGCCGGTCGGCCGGGCGCGCCGCGCGGTCGACGCCCTGGTGGCCGCGCACCTGGTCCAGCGCACCGCCAGGGACCGCTACCGCGTGCACGACCTGCTCCGCGCCTACGCGGTGGAGCTGGCCAACGACGATCCGGGCCGCGACGGCGCGATCCGCCGCGTCCTGTCCTGGTACCTGCACACGGTGGCGGCGGCCGACCACACCCTCATACCTTCGCACTGCCAGCACCCCCTCCCCGCCACCGAGGTCACACCGCAGGCTTTCATCGACAGGGTGGCGGCGTTGCACTGGTGCGAGGTGGAACGGGCCAACCTGGTGGCCTCCGTCGGCCTCGCCGCCACCAGCGGCGCGCACGACCTCGCCGGCCGGTTCCCCATGTCGCTGTGGGCCCTGTTCGGCCTGCGCAAGTACTGGGACGGCTGGCTGCCGATGTTCGAGAGCAGCCTGGTCAGCGCCCGTGCGGTCGGTGACCGGCACGCGGAGGTGTACGCGCTCTGGAGCCTCGGCGTCGTCCACCAGGAACTCGGGCAGCACGACCGCGCCATCGCCCGGCACCGGGAGGCGTTGGCGGCCAGCCGCGAGAACGGCGACCGGTGCAACGAGGCCGGCACCCTGACCAGCCTGTCCACCGTCTACCGCTCGCTGCGCCGCTTCTCCGAGGCGCTGGACTGCCTCCACGAGTCCCTCGCCCTCCGCGAGCGCACCGACGACCAGCACGGCCTCGCGGCCACGTTGAACCAGCTGGGCTCGGTGTACCGCGACCTGGGGCGGCTGGACGAGGCGCTGGACCACCTCGGCCGCTCGTCGGAGATCCGGCAGCGGATCGGGGACCGGCACGGTCAGGGGCTCGTGCTCAACAGCCTGGCGGCGACCTACGAGTTGCTGGGCAGGCTCGACGACGCCGCGACGCACTTCCGCCGGGCGATCGAGGCGCACCAGGAGGTCGGGAACGTGTTCTGCGAGGCCCACGCCCTGGACTGCCTCGCCGATCTGCTGCACCGGCTCGGCGACGCGCCCGCGGCCGAAGCCGCACGACGGCGCGCCACCGAGGTGCACGACCTCGTCGGCACCCCCGAGCCGGCCAGGTCAGTCCTTCCCGCGCCCCAGCCGTGA
- a CDS encoding glycosyltransferase has translation MKILFSSLGTHGHTYPLIPLAIAARELGHEILYVTDKSFEKPLTAHGIEHIPGGLSTRAGFASLLPPGMRPQEVPTELIAEVFGSVMPRAFAQDVAPVLAERRPDLVVHEIGNPGAAMAAQVAGVPALCHGFGRVWAGDNAVSEVVVDHLRRLGAELGAEVPAGGPLTMVMGNPYIDICPPSVQLPGALDLADRIELRPVPFAEPGELPGWVREHREPLVYLTLGTAFGDAGVLRTAIEGLGALDARVLVATGPAVPEGAIGDVPDNVVALPWVPQAELLAHVDLVVHHGGSGTTLGAFGAGVPQLVVPQGADQFANAEAVAEHGLGERLLGEDVTAEAITARARGLLSDEGVRAAAKALAAEVAGMPSPREVAATLPQYA, from the coding sequence GTGAAGATCCTGTTTTCGAGCCTCGGCACGCACGGGCACACCTACCCGCTGATCCCGCTCGCGATCGCCGCCCGCGAGTTAGGGCACGAGATCCTCTACGTCACGGACAAGTCCTTCGAGAAGCCCCTGACCGCGCACGGCATCGAGCACATCCCCGGCGGCCTCAGCACGCGCGCGGGGTTCGCCTCCCTGCTCCCCCCTGGCATGCGGCCCCAGGAGGTCCCGACCGAGCTGATCGCCGAGGTGTTCGGCAGCGTCATGCCGCGCGCCTTCGCCCAGGACGTCGCACCGGTCCTCGCCGAGCGGCGGCCCGACCTGGTGGTGCACGAGATCGGCAACCCCGGTGCGGCCATGGCCGCGCAGGTGGCCGGCGTGCCCGCGCTGTGCCACGGCTTCGGCCGCGTGTGGGCGGGCGACAACGCCGTGTCCGAGGTGGTGGTCGACCACCTCCGGCGGTTGGGCGCGGAGCTGGGCGCGGAGGTGCCCGCCGGCGGTCCCCTGACCATGGTGATGGGCAACCCGTACATCGACATCTGCCCGCCCTCGGTGCAGCTCCCCGGGGCCCTGGACCTGGCGGACCGCATCGAGCTGCGGCCCGTGCCGTTCGCCGAGCCCGGCGAGCTGCCCGGGTGGGTCCGCGAGCACCGCGAGCCGCTGGTCTACCTGACGCTCGGCACCGCCTTCGGCGACGCCGGGGTGCTGCGCACCGCGATCGAGGGCCTGGGGGCGCTGGACGCGCGGGTGCTGGTGGCCACCGGACCGGCGGTGCCGGAGGGCGCGATCGGCGACGTGCCGGACAACGTGGTCGCGCTGCCGTGGGTGCCGCAGGCGGAGCTGCTGGCGCATGTGGACCTGGTCGTCCACCACGGCGGCAGCGGCACCACCCTGGGCGCGTTCGGCGCCGGGGTGCCGCAGCTGGTCGTGCCGCAGGGCGCCGACCAGTTCGCCAACGCCGAGGCGGTGGCCGAGCACGGGCTGGGCGAGCGGCTGCTCGGGGAGGACGTCACCGCCGAGGCGATCACCGCGCGGGCGCGGGGGCTGCTGTCCGACGAGGGGGTGCGCGCCGCCGCGAAGGCGCTGGCCGCCGAGGTGGCCGGCATGCCGTCGCCGCGGGAGGTCGCGGCCACCCTGCCGCAGTACGCCTGA
- a CDS encoding response regulator transcription factor, with protein MTTRVLIADDQAMIRESFHVALGAQPDLEVVGEAGTGAEALSLVSRLAPDVVLMDVRMPVMDGLEATRRILDRPGDPPRVLVLTTFDLDEYVYRALRAGAGGFLLKDAPLVDLVNAVRVVAAGHSLFAPSVTTRLVAAFAARARDRPDDAVLRHLTPRELEVLRLVARGLSNTEISDALTIAGQTAKSHVSRVLAKLGARDRAQAVVLAYESGLVTPGG; from the coding sequence ATGACCACGAGGGTCCTGATAGCCGACGACCAGGCGATGATCCGGGAGAGCTTCCACGTGGCGCTGGGCGCGCAGCCGGACCTGGAGGTGGTGGGCGAGGCGGGCACCGGCGCCGAGGCGCTGTCGCTGGTCTCGCGGCTGGCGCCGGACGTGGTGCTGATGGACGTCCGGATGCCCGTCATGGACGGGCTGGAGGCCACCCGCCGCATCCTCGACCGCCCCGGCGACCCGCCGCGGGTGCTCGTGCTGACCACGTTCGACCTCGACGAGTACGTCTACCGCGCGCTGCGCGCGGGCGCCGGCGGCTTCCTGCTCAAGGACGCGCCGCTGGTCGACCTGGTGAACGCGGTGCGGGTGGTGGCGGCCGGGCACTCGCTGTTCGCGCCGTCCGTCACCACCCGGCTGGTCGCGGCGTTCGCCGCGCGGGCGCGGGACCGGCCCGACGACGCGGTCCTGCGCCACCTGACGCCGCGGGAGCTGGAGGTGCTGCGGCTGGTCGCCCGCGGCCTGTCCAACACCGAGATCTCGGACGCCCTGACCATCGCCGGGCAGACGGCCAAGAGCCACGTGAGCCGCGTGCTGGCGAAGCTGGGCGCCCGGGACCGCGCGCAGGCCGTGGTGCTGGCCTACGAGTCGGGCCTGGTGACCCCCGGCGGGTAG
- a CDS encoding MMPL family transporter: MHATRSRTRWLLPALVAVAWLALGGFSGPFAGKLSEVSVNDSTAFLPSSAEATEVAERVRAFGDGQGLPAVVVAERASGLTPADRDWLAGRELPGEASPVIPSRQDDQAAQLVVVVDRADPAGAVDGIRSALASPPDGLTVLVTGPAAQVADLKEAFGGIDGLLLLVAGAVVAVILVLVYRSPLLPLVVLLSGVFALGLASLAVYLLADGGVLDLNGQSQGILFILVFGAATDYALLLVSRFREELRDTEDRYLAVKAAWRATVEPIAASAGTVVLGVLCLLFSDLNSNKGLGPVAAIGIGAAFLASVTFLPAVLALLGRAAFWPRRPAHGSPHPEASGRWARVARLVATRPRATWVVTTLVLLVGVAFVPQLRASGTAQSDVFLTDVDSVAGQEVLSRHFPGGSGSPAVVLADAGQARAVERAARVEGVSEVRPAGEAEGLVRLDVVLTDPADSEAAVGTVERLRDAVRAVPGADAKVGGPTATQLDTQNTSERDRLVIIPIVLVVIFLVLALLLRSLLAPLLLIATVVLSFAATMGVSALVFNGLLDFPGADPVVPLFGFVFLVALGIDYNIFLMTRVREEAVSLGTREGVLRGLTVTGGVITSAGVVLAATFSALAVLPILFLAQIAFIVAFGVLLDTFLVRSLLVPALAVDVGRRIWWPSRLGRGKD; the protein is encoded by the coding sequence GTGCACGCGACCCGTTCCCGCACCCGCTGGTTGCTGCCCGCCCTGGTGGCGGTCGCCTGGCTCGCCCTCGGCGGCTTCTCCGGTCCCTTCGCGGGCAAGCTCAGCGAGGTCTCGGTCAACGACAGCACCGCCTTCCTGCCGTCCTCCGCCGAGGCGACCGAGGTCGCCGAGCGGGTCCGGGCCTTCGGGGACGGCCAGGGCCTGCCCGCCGTCGTGGTCGCCGAGCGCGCCTCCGGCCTCACCCCGGCCGACCGCGACTGGCTCGCCGGCCGCGAGCTGCCCGGCGAGGCGTCCCCGGTCATCCCCTCCCGGCAGGACGACCAGGCCGCCCAGCTCGTCGTCGTGGTCGACCGCGCGGACCCGGCCGGCGCGGTGGACGGGATCCGGTCGGCCCTGGCCTCGCCGCCCGACGGGCTGACCGTGCTCGTCACCGGGCCCGCCGCGCAGGTCGCCGACCTCAAGGAAGCCTTCGGCGGCATCGACGGCCTGCTGCTGCTCGTGGCGGGCGCGGTCGTCGCGGTGATCCTGGTCCTGGTCTACCGCAGCCCGCTGCTGCCGCTCGTGGTGCTGCTGTCCGGGGTGTTCGCGCTGGGCCTGGCCAGCCTCGCGGTCTACCTGCTCGCCGACGGCGGCGTGCTCGACCTCAACGGCCAGAGCCAGGGCATCCTGTTCATCCTCGTCTTCGGCGCGGCCACCGACTACGCCCTGCTGCTGGTGTCGAGGTTCCGCGAGGAGCTGCGCGACACCGAGGACCGCTACCTGGCCGTGAAGGCCGCCTGGCGCGCCACCGTCGAGCCGATCGCCGCGTCCGCGGGCACGGTCGTGCTCGGCGTGCTGTGCCTGCTGTTCAGCGACCTCAACTCCAACAAGGGCCTCGGCCCGGTCGCCGCGATCGGCATCGGCGCGGCGTTCCTGGCGTCGGTGACCTTCCTGCCCGCGGTGCTGGCGCTGCTGGGCCGCGCCGCGTTCTGGCCGCGGCGCCCCGCGCACGGCTCACCGCACCCCGAGGCGAGCGGCCGGTGGGCGCGGGTGGCCCGCCTGGTCGCCACCAGGCCGCGCGCGACGTGGGTGGTCACCACCCTGGTGCTGCTGGTCGGCGTGGCGTTCGTGCCCCAGCTCAGGGCCTCCGGCACGGCCCAGTCCGACGTCTTCCTCACCGACGTCGACTCGGTGGCCGGGCAGGAGGTGCTGTCGCGGCACTTCCCCGGCGGCAGCGGCTCGCCGGCCGTCGTGCTGGCCGACGCCGGGCAGGCGCGGGCCGTGGAGCGGGCGGCGCGGGTCGAGGGCGTGTCCGAGGTGCGGCCCGCCGGCGAGGCCGAGGGCCTGGTCCGGCTGGACGTCGTGCTCACCGACCCGGCCGACTCCGAGGCGGCCGTGGGCACCGTCGAGCGGCTGCGCGACGCCGTGCGGGCGGTGCCGGGCGCCGACGCGAAGGTCGGCGGGCCCACCGCCACGCAGCTGGACACCCAGAACACCTCCGAGCGCGATCGGCTGGTCATCATCCCGATCGTGCTCGTGGTGATCTTCCTGGTGCTGGCGCTGCTGCTGAGGTCCCTGCTCGCGCCGCTGCTGCTGATCGCCACCGTGGTGCTGTCGTTCGCGGCGACGATGGGCGTGTCCGCGCTGGTGTTCAACGGGCTGCTCGACTTCCCCGGCGCCGATCCGGTGGTGCCGCTGTTCGGGTTCGTGTTCCTGGTGGCGCTCGGGATCGACTACAACATCTTCCTGATGACGCGGGTGCGCGAGGAGGCGGTGTCGCTGGGCACCCGCGAGGGCGTGCTGCGCGGCCTGACCGTGACCGGCGGCGTGATCACCTCGGCGGGGGTGGTGCTGGCGGCGACGTTCTCGGCGCTGGCGGTGCTGCCCATCCTGTTCCTGGCGCAGATCGCGTTCATCGTGGCCTTCGGGGTGCTGCTGGACACGTTCCTGGTGCGGTCGCTGCTGGTGCCCGCGCTGGCCGTGGACGTGGGCAGGCGGATCTGGTGGCCGTCACGGCTGGGGCGCGGGAAGGACTGA
- the sigJ gene encoding RNA polymerase sigma factor SigJ, protein MSRVARLAAEYTGVRPRLVGIAYSIVGTLAEAQDVVSDCWLKLVEADGRDPVLDVEGWAVVAVARRAVDVLRSARVRRERYVGPWLPEPLVDTRSPDPAERVTLDDSVGFALMVVLETLTPAERTTWVLHEVFGMPFPEIAEVVGRSPAAVRQLAVRARAHVTARAPRVDVAGPEHRRVVDAFLGAVRGGDLAALLGLLDPDVVLTSDGGGLLGVARRPVLGADRVGRFLVGVVRKIAAGEHLRPLTVNGGPGFAVLRADGSTRYVCSFTPVGGLVRRVDFVVAPDKLPRAVGPYPPGVTRPDS, encoded by the coding sequence GTGAGCCGCGTCGCGCGGCTGGCCGCCGAGTACACCGGCGTCCGGCCCCGCCTGGTGGGCATCGCCTACTCCATCGTCGGCACCCTGGCCGAGGCGCAGGACGTGGTCTCGGACTGCTGGCTGAAGCTCGTCGAGGCAGACGGCCGCGACCCCGTCCTGGACGTGGAGGGCTGGGCCGTGGTGGCGGTGGCCCGGCGGGCGGTGGACGTGCTGCGGTCGGCGCGCGTGCGGCGGGAGCGGTACGTCGGGCCGTGGCTGCCGGAGCCGCTGGTCGACACCCGCTCGCCCGACCCGGCCGAGCGCGTCACCCTGGACGACAGCGTGGGCTTCGCGCTCATGGTCGTCCTGGAAACCCTCACCCCGGCCGAGCGCACCACGTGGGTGCTGCACGAGGTGTTCGGCATGCCGTTCCCCGAGATCGCCGAGGTGGTGGGCCGCAGCCCGGCCGCGGTGCGGCAGCTCGCCGTGCGGGCCAGGGCGCACGTCACGGCCCGCGCGCCCCGGGTGGACGTGGCGGGACCGGAGCACCGCCGGGTGGTGGACGCGTTCCTCGGCGCGGTCCGGGGCGGCGACCTGGCCGCCCTGCTCGGCCTGCTGGACCCGGACGTGGTGCTCACCAGCGACGGCGGCGGCCTGCTCGGCGTGGCCCGCCGCCCGGTCCTGGGCGCCGACCGCGTGGGCCGCTTCCTGGTCGGCGTGGTCCGCAAGATCGCCGCAGGCGAGCACCTGCGACCGCTGACCGTCAACGGCGGCCCGGGGTTCGCCGTGCTGCGCGCCGACGGCAGCACCCGCTACGTCTGCTCGTTCACCCCGGTCGGCGGCCTGGTGCGGCGGGTGGACTTCGTCGTGGCGCCCGACAAGCTGCCGCGCGCCGTGGGGCCCTACCCGCCGGGGGTCACCAGGCCCGACTCGTAG